One Malania oleifera isolate guangnan ecotype guangnan chromosome 9, ASM2987363v1, whole genome shotgun sequence DNA segment encodes these proteins:
- the LOC131164937 gene encoding heterogeneous nuclear ribonucleoprotein 1: MDFGAEHKPYEDEDAVAVNGEVPVQEQTQQLSSDRGIEPFDVVDSAENELKQSLDDRDSSSGKLFVGGISWETTEETFSNYFSKYGEITDSVIMMDKHSGRPRGFGFVTFADPAVTDKVLADDHFIDGRTVEVKRTVPREDMQQVKGVLKTKKIFIGGIPPSFSEDELKEYFSAYGSIVEHQIMLDHKTGRPRGFGFVTFEDEESVEKIFSEDRNHELGGKQVEIKRAQPKRAGGDYFGVAAKSHGGFASGSARYGGGYSSAGGYGGKMGGGYGGYDSYGGYGNYGGYGGGGAAGFYGGFGGYGYGFGFGGPMYSGAGYGGADYGYGSGTGYGGGRGYAGGSSGRGYGGGAGGGYGSTKGYGSGNAASGTGRHHPYRN, from the exons ATGGACTTTGGTGCAGAACACAAGCCATACGAAGACGAGGACGCAGTCGCCGTTAACGGCGAAGTGCCCGTTCAGGAACAAACCCAACAACTGTCCTCAGACCGTGGAATCGAACCCTTCGATGTCGTAGATAGTGCAGAAAATGAGTTAAAGCAGTCTTTGGATGACCGTGACTCGTCTTCAGG AAAACTCTTCGTTGGAGGTATTTCTTGGGAGACGACTGAAG AGACATTCTCTAATTACTTCAGCAAGTATGGCGAAATCACGGATTCTGTAATAATGATGGATAAGCATTCTGGAAGGCCACGTGGGTTTGGCTTTGTGACATTTGCTGATCCAGCAGTTACTGATAAGGTTTTGGCAGATGACCATTTTATAGATGGCAGAACA GTGGAAGTGAAGAGGACAGTCCCTAGGGAAGATATGCAGCAGGTTAAAGGGGtattaaaaacaaagaaaatttttattgGTGGAATACCACCATCTTTTAGTGAAG ATGAGTTGAAGGAGTACTTCTCTGCCTATGGTAGCATTGTTGAACACCAGATTATGCTTGATCATAAAACTGGACGGCCCAGGGGCTTTGGGTTCGTCACTTTTGAAGACGAAGAATCTGTTGAGAAGATATTTTCTGAGGATAGAAACCATGAACTTGGAGGTAAACAA GTTGAAATAAAAAGAGCTCAACCAAAAAGAGCTGGTGGTGATTATTTTGGCGTTGCTGCAAAGTCGCATGGTGGCTTTGCCAGTGGGAGTGCCAGATATGGTGGTGGTTACAGTTCTGCAGGTGGTTATGGTGGAAAGATGGGGGGAGGTTATGGTGGGTACGACAGCTATGGAGGATATGGCAATTATGGAGGATACGGTGGTGGTGGGGCTGCTGGTTTTTATGGTGGTTTTGGTGGTTACGGTTATGGATTTGGGTTTGGTGGACCCATGTATAGCGGTGCTGGATATGGAGGTGCTGACTATGGTTACGGCAGTGGCACCGGTTATGGTGGTGGTAGAGGATATGCTGGCGGTAGCAGCGGTAGAGGATACGGTGGTGGCGCTGGTGGTGGGTATGGGAGTACGAAGGGGTATGGGAGTGGCAATGCTGCTTCAGGAACTGGAAGACATCATCCTTATcggaattaa